Proteins encoded in a region of the Limnothrix sp. FACHB-406 genome:
- a CDS encoding class I SAM-dependent methyltransferase: MATSTVNLPYFDALLGLLDRSPAVQTAFRRHVHWGYWADPDRAQISPAAFDEAAEQLTREVYGTTRIQNGAKVLDVGCGFGGTIASLNQQFSNLQLTGVNIDPRQLDRAKQWVTPQNNNTIEWVEANAIELPFPDASFDVVLAVECIFHFPDRQRFFQEVRRVLKPGGQLAISDFLPSDLLALLPNLKSPLDSTGFYGGFDLSYTLNSYRNLAQETGFRLTQARDITVETLPTYSCFRSMAVDNQWFDPSAMVQTLAVEVVSRLRALNYWILQFDRW; the protein is encoded by the coding sequence ATGGCTACCTCAACGGTTAATCTGCCCTACTTCGATGCTTTGTTGGGCTTGCTGGATCGATCGCCCGCTGTGCAAACGGCCTTCCGCCGCCACGTCCATTGGGGCTATTGGGCCGATCCCGATCGGGCCCAAATCAGTCCCGCCGCCTTTGATGAAGCGGCCGAGCAGCTCACCCGTGAGGTGTACGGCACAACGCGGATTCAAAATGGGGCCAAGGTGCTGGATGTGGGCTGCGGGTTTGGCGGCACGATCGCCAGCCTGAATCAACAATTTTCAAACCTGCAACTGACGGGGGTGAACATTGACCCGCGCCAGCTCGATCGGGCGAAACAGTGGGTGACTCCGCAAAATAACAACACCATTGAATGGGTGGAGGCTAACGCGATCGAGCTGCCTTTTCCGGATGCGTCTTTTGATGTGGTGTTGGCGGTGGAATGTATTTTTCACTTTCCCGATCGACAGCGATTTTTCCAAGAGGTGCGCCGTGTTCTGAAGCCGGGTGGTCAATTGGCTATTTCAGACTTTTTGCCCAGTGATTTGTTAGCGCTGTTGCCTAATCTCAAATCTCCTTTGGATAGTACCGGGTTTTATGGTGGGTTTGACTTGAGCTACACCCTCAATTCCTATCGAAACCTGGCCCAAGAAACGGGATTCCGGCTCACCCAGGCTCGGGATATCACGGTGGAAACTTTGCCAACCTATAGTTGCTTTCGATCGATGGCGGTTGATAATCAATGGTTCGATCCGTCGGCGATGGTGCAAACCTTGGCGGTCGAGGTGGTCAGCCGTCTGCGGGCGCTCAACTATTGGATTTTGCAGTTCGATCGTTGGTAA